The following proteins come from a genomic window of Trifolium pratense cultivar HEN17-A07 linkage group LG4, ARS_RC_1.1, whole genome shotgun sequence:
- the LOC123881836 gene encoding protein SMAX1-LIKE 6-like isoform X1 — MPTPVSSARQFLTDEAARALDEAVTVARRRCHAQTTSLHAVSSLLSLPSSSLREACCRARTAVRFSSNPSFSHRLQLRALELSVSVSLDRLPSATSKTTDEPPISNSLMAAIKRSQANQRRSPESFHFYNQNQNGSSLLKVELKHFVLSILDDPIVNRVFDEAGFRSCDVKLALLQPLVQSSSRFFSPPVFLSNIEQGRTGLATFSLGIDENSRRISEVILKKKKRNPLLMGVYAKDAFRSFFELLQKGRGGALFPPGMSGLSVVCVEKEILEFVKQGGSEEKMGLRFKELGCEVEKCLSPGVIVGFGEIEVFVGDSMNDVAAVRFVVSELSRLLEIHGEKVWLMGVAGNSEAYSKFLSLFPGVENDWDLHLLTVTSATPSREGLYSKSSLMGSFVPFGGFFSTPSESKSPVSSTNSSFTRCDKCNEKYEQEVADILKVDSATLASSQSTSLPWLKKVVDVDSHGGLDMAKTNEENTNLNNKISEFQKKWNDICQHLHQTRSQVPSLEILRFGSGFKESSSKDPSHNELQCSTPFSYTPKELHGTFPSKQLSPSPVHTDTVGVNVRTDHVPKVTETWLIDVETRVPPSRMANMSVLDNKSSSSLTPVTTDLGLGTLYTPIACKPDIPKFQDKIKHFEHFSQSASADCVAIDRNTSHQIARSSCAVSNLATKFDSVDFKSLNQLFSEKVGWQDQAICDINRTLFLRKSSEVKSRDSHGRADIWFAFLGPDVIGKKKIASVLAETIFGNAESIISVDLGFQDRVYPSNSIFECRKSFCYDLFMRKTVVDHIAGQLSKNPHSVVFLENVDKADFLVQSSLLQAIRRGKFPDSHGREVSINNTIFILTSTVSKGNGSSASECSKMFFEETILDAKRCQMQLLLGDTSEDATSSFSTNVKIVPIKGFSKPFPNKRKQADTSDMKEGATTKMQKQARETSMSNLDLNLPLEEGEEGMDNNDLEREIVVENSDSWFSDFCDQMDEKVIFKPFNFNALAEKLLKNISIQFQNTFGSEFQLEIDYEVMTQILAAAWLSDKKNAVDDWIESVLGKGFIEAQKKYYPANKYVVKLVNCESIFVEEPDLGVCLPASINMK, encoded by the exons ATGCCGACGCCGGTAAGTTCCGCTCGGCAATTTCTAACAGACGAAGCCGCGCGTGCATTAGACGAAGCAGTAACAGTCGCACGCCGTCGCTGCCACGCGCAAACAACCTCACTCCACGCCGTATCATCTTTACTTTCTCTACCATCTTCATCTCTCCGGGAAGCATGCTGCCGAGCACGAACCGCCGTCCGATTCTCCTCCAATCCGTCATTCTCGCATCGTCTCCAGCTCCGAGCACTCGAACTTTCCGTCAGTGTATCTCTCGACCGTCTTCCATCGGCGACATCGAAAACAACGGATGAGCCGCCGATTTCGAATTCACTCATGGCGGCAATCAAACGGTCACAAGCGAATCAGCGTCGGTCGCCGGAGAGTTTCCATTTCTATAATCAGAATCAAAACGGTTCATCTTTGTTGAAAGTTGAACTTAAACACTTTGTTTTATCGATTCTTGATGATCCAATTGTGAATCGTGTTTTTGATGAAGCTGGTTTTCGTAGCTGTGATGTTAAACTTGCTTTACTTCAACCACTGGTTCAATCTTCTTCTCGGTTTTTTTCTCCGCCGgtttttctttctaatattGAACAGGGTCGAACCGGTTTAGCTACTTTTTCTTTAGGGATTGATGAGAATTCAAGAAGAATTAGTGAGgtgattttgaaaaagaaaaagagaaatcCTTTGTTGATGGGTGTTTATGCAAAAGATgcttttagaagtttttttgaGTTGTTACAAAAGGGTCGAGGTGGTGCTTTGTTTCCACCTGGAATGTCTGGTTTGAGTGTTGTGTGTGTTGAAAAAGAGATTCTTGAGTTTGTAAAGCAAGGTGGGAGTGAAGAGAAAATGGGTTTGAGGTTTAAGGAATTGGGTTGTGAAGTTGAGAAGTGTTTGAGTCCTGGTGTTATTGTTGGGTTTGGAGAGATTGAGGTTTTTGTTGGAGATTCTATGAATGATGTTGCTGCTGTTAGGTTTGTTGTTTCGGAGTTGAGTAGGTTGTTGGAGATTCATGGTGAGAAGGTTTGGTTGATGGGTGTGGCTGGAAATTCCGAGGCTTATTCGAAGTTTTTGAGTTTGTTTCCGGGTGTTGAGAATGATTGGGATTTGCATTTGCTTACTGTGACATCTGCTACTCCTTCAAGGGAAGGACTATACTCTAAATCTAG TTTGATGGGGTCCTTTGTTCCATTTGGTGGATTCTTTTCTACACCTTCTGAAAGCAAAAGTCCAGTAAGTTCTACAAATTCATCTTTTACTCGTTGCGACAAATGCAATGAAAAGTATGAACAAGAAGTTGCCGATATTTTGAAGGTAGATTCTGCTACTCTGGCATCTAGTCAGTCAACAAGCTTGCCTTGGCTTAAAAAGGTCGTTGATGTGGATTCACATGGTGGACTGGATATGGCAAAG ACTAATGAAGAAAATACAAATTTGAATAATAAGATATCGGAATTTCAAAAGAAATGGAATGATATTTGTCAACATCTTCATCAAACAAGGTCTCAAGTTCCATCCCTTGAGATTTTACGGTTTGGTTCAGGTTTTAAGGAAAGCAGCAGTAAAGATCCATCACATAATGAACTCCAATGTTCTACTCCATTTTCCTACACGCCTAAAGAGTTGCATGGCACGTTTCCATCAAAACAGTTATCACCTAGTCCGGTACATACCGATACAGTTGGTGTCAATGTTAGAACTGATCATGTGCCAAAAGTTACTGAGACTTGGCTAATTGATGTGGAGACTCGGGTTCCCCCTTCACGTATGGCTAATATGAGTGTGCTTGATAACAAATCATCTTCATCCCTTACTCCTGTGACCACAGATTTAGGACTGGGAACGTTATATACACCAATTGCCTGCAAGCCAGATATCCCAAAATTTCAAGATAAAATAAAGCATTTTGAGCACTTTTCACAGTCTGCTTCAGCTGATTGTGTTGCTATCGATAGAAATACATCACATCAGATTGCTAGATCTTCCTGTGCTGTCTCAAACTTGGCAACAAAATTTGATTCAGTAGATTTCAAGTCTCTTAATCAACTTTTCTCTGAAAAGGTTGGCTGGCAGGATCAGGCCATATGTGATATAAACCGAACTTTGTTCCTTCGTAAATCCAGCGAGGTAAAGAGTAGAGACTCGCATGGTAGAGCAGACATATGGTTTGCTTTCCTCGGACCAGATGTAATCGGGAAAAAGAAAATTGCTTCAGTACTTGCAGAGACTATATTTGGAAATGCAGAAAGCATAATCTCTGTGGATCTAGGCTTCCAGGACAGGGTTTACCCGTCGAACTCGATTTTTGAATGCCGAAAATCATTTTGTTATGATTTGTTTATGAGGAAGACAGTTGTGGACCATATTGCAGGGCAGTTGAGTAAAAATCCACATTCCGTCGTGTTTCTTGAAAATGTAGATAAAGCTGATTTTCTGGTGCAGAGTAGTTTATTGCAGGCAATAAGAAGAGGTAAATTTCCAGACTCACACGGAAGAGAAGTTAGCATCAATAACACAATCTTTATTTTAACCTCAACTGTCTCTAAAGGCAATGGCTCTTCTGCTTCGGAGTGCAGTAAAATGTTTTTTGAAGAAACAATCCTTGACGCCAAAAGATGTCAAATGCAATTGCTACTTGGAGATACATCAGAGGATGCCACAAGTAGCTTTAGTACAAATGTCAAGATTGTGCCGATAAAAGGGTTTTCAAAACCATTTCCGAATAAAAGAAAGCAGGCTGATACTAGTGACATGAAAGAGGGAGCAACAACCAAGATGCAAAAACAGGCACGCGAGACATCAATGTCCAATCTGGATTTAAATTTGCCTCTAGAAGAGGGCGAAGAGGGTATGGACAATAATGACCTTGAAAGAGAAATCGTAGTGGAAAACTCAGACTCGTGGTTTAGTGATTTCTGTGATCAGATggatgaaaaagtgattttcaAGCCATTCAATTTCAACGCGCTTGCtgaaaaattactaaaaaatattAGCATACAATTTCAAAACACATTTGGTTCAGAATTTCAATTGGAAATTGATTATGAGGTAATGACACAGATACTTGCAGCTGCTTGGTTATCAGACAAGAAAAATGCAGTAGATGATTGGATTGAAAGTGTTCTAGGCAAAGGCTTCATTGAAGCTCAGAAGAAATACTACCCTGCAAATAAATATGTTGTGAAACTAGTTAACTGTGAATCTATTTTTGTGGAAGAGCCTGATCTTGGAGTATGCCTTCCAGCTAGCATTAACATGAAGTAA
- the LOC123881835 gene encoding probable ubiquitin-like-specific protease 2B: MVNINETEPEKSLRLPCILHMDSIKGYHSGLKDLVQSYLCEEWKERKKDTCGEDLSSRFLNMRFLSVEVPQQENSYDCGLFLLHHLELFLDEAPFNFNPLRITKFSNFLNSNWFPPAEASLKRTFIRRLIYELMENHGSHEGFSPNNGDDCLCSEYNDNRIGGQCPLINGEATFHSGQAIEFAPPFNTSSMVLKETSEHLQVADFWEEHLPVLDFWEEHLPVLDFWEEHLPPVLDFWEEQPAKKRRLMHFPCGSDGISTSFTFI; encoded by the exons ATGGTTAATATTAATG AAACAGAGCCGGAAAAGTCACTTAGGCTACCCTGTATATTGCATATGGATTCTATCAAGGGATATCATAGTGGTCTGAAAGACCTTGTGCAAAG TTATTTGTGCGAAGAATGGAAAGAGAGGAAAAAGGATACATGTGGAGAAGACCTCTCATCAAGATTCTTGAATATGCGTTTTCTCTCAGTTGAG GTACCACAGCAGGAAAACTCATATGATTGTGGCCTCTTTTTACTTCATCATCTAGAGCTCTTCCTGGATGAAGCTCCATTTAATTTCAATCCATTGAGAATAACCAAGTTCTCCAACTTT CTCAATTCGAACTGGTTTCCACCTGCGGAGGCTTCTCTCAAGCGAACATTTATACGTAGGTTAATATATGAACTTATGGAAAACCATGGTTCACATGAAGGCTTTTCCCCGAACAATGGTGATGACTGCCTCTGCTCAGAATATAATGACAACAGGATTGGTGGTCAGTGTCCTTTAATCAACGGAGAGGCAACTTTCCATTCTGGCCAAGCAATAGAATTTGCTCCACCTTTCAATACTTCCAGTATGGTTCTTAAGGAGACCAGTGAGCATCTTCAAGTAGCAGATTTTTGGGAGGAGCATCTTCCAGTACTGGATTTTTGGGAGGAGCATCTTCCAGTACTGGATTTTTGGGAGGAGCATCTTCCTCCAGTACTGGATTTTTGGGAGGAGCAACCTGCAAAGAAGAGGCGGCTTATGCATTTTCCTTGTGGAAGTGATGGAATCTCGACTTCTTTTACCTTCATATAG
- the LOC123881836 gene encoding protein SMAX1-LIKE 6-like isoform X2: MPTPVSSARQFLTDEAARALDEAVTVARRRCHAQTTSLHAVSSLLSLPSSSLREACCRARTAVRFSSNPSFSHRLQLRALELSVSVSLDRLPSATSKTTDEPPISNSLMAAIKRSQANQRRSPESFHFYNQNQNGSSLLKVELKHFVLSILDDPIVNRVFDEAGFRSCDVKLALLQPLVQSSSRFFSPPVFLSNIEQGRTGLATFSLGIDENSRRISEVILKKKKRNPLLMGVYAKDAFRSFFELLQKGRGGALFPPGMSGLSVVCVEKEILEFVKQGGSEEKMGLRFKELGCEVEKCLSPGVIVGFGEIEVFVGDSMNDVAAVRFVVSELSRLLEIHGEKVWLMGVAGNSEAYSKFLSLFPGVENDWDLHLLTVTSATPSREGLYSKSSLMGSFVPFGGFFSTPSESKSPVDSATLASSQSTSLPWLKKVVDVDSHGGLDMAKTNEENTNLNNKISEFQKKWNDICQHLHQTRSQVPSLEILRFGSGFKESSSKDPSHNELQCSTPFSYTPKELHGTFPSKQLSPSPVHTDTVGVNVRTDHVPKVTETWLIDVETRVPPSRMANMSVLDNKSSSSLTPVTTDLGLGTLYTPIACKPDIPKFQDKIKHFEHFSQSASADCVAIDRNTSHQIARSSCAVSNLATKFDSVDFKSLNQLFSEKVGWQDQAICDINRTLFLRKSSEVKSRDSHGRADIWFAFLGPDVIGKKKIASVLAETIFGNAESIISVDLGFQDRVYPSNSIFECRKSFCYDLFMRKTVVDHIAGQLSKNPHSVVFLENVDKADFLVQSSLLQAIRRGKFPDSHGREVSINNTIFILTSTVSKGNGSSASECSKMFFEETILDAKRCQMQLLLGDTSEDATSSFSTNVKIVPIKGFSKPFPNKRKQADTSDMKEGATTKMQKQARETSMSNLDLNLPLEEGEEGMDNNDLEREIVVENSDSWFSDFCDQMDEKVIFKPFNFNALAEKLLKNISIQFQNTFGSEFQLEIDYEVMTQILAAAWLSDKKNAVDDWIESVLGKGFIEAQKKYYPANKYVVKLVNCESIFVEEPDLGVCLPASINMK, from the exons ATGCCGACGCCGGTAAGTTCCGCTCGGCAATTTCTAACAGACGAAGCCGCGCGTGCATTAGACGAAGCAGTAACAGTCGCACGCCGTCGCTGCCACGCGCAAACAACCTCACTCCACGCCGTATCATCTTTACTTTCTCTACCATCTTCATCTCTCCGGGAAGCATGCTGCCGAGCACGAACCGCCGTCCGATTCTCCTCCAATCCGTCATTCTCGCATCGTCTCCAGCTCCGAGCACTCGAACTTTCCGTCAGTGTATCTCTCGACCGTCTTCCATCGGCGACATCGAAAACAACGGATGAGCCGCCGATTTCGAATTCACTCATGGCGGCAATCAAACGGTCACAAGCGAATCAGCGTCGGTCGCCGGAGAGTTTCCATTTCTATAATCAGAATCAAAACGGTTCATCTTTGTTGAAAGTTGAACTTAAACACTTTGTTTTATCGATTCTTGATGATCCAATTGTGAATCGTGTTTTTGATGAAGCTGGTTTTCGTAGCTGTGATGTTAAACTTGCTTTACTTCAACCACTGGTTCAATCTTCTTCTCGGTTTTTTTCTCCGCCGgtttttctttctaatattGAACAGGGTCGAACCGGTTTAGCTACTTTTTCTTTAGGGATTGATGAGAATTCAAGAAGAATTAGTGAGgtgattttgaaaaagaaaaagagaaatcCTTTGTTGATGGGTGTTTATGCAAAAGATgcttttagaagtttttttgaGTTGTTACAAAAGGGTCGAGGTGGTGCTTTGTTTCCACCTGGAATGTCTGGTTTGAGTGTTGTGTGTGTTGAAAAAGAGATTCTTGAGTTTGTAAAGCAAGGTGGGAGTGAAGAGAAAATGGGTTTGAGGTTTAAGGAATTGGGTTGTGAAGTTGAGAAGTGTTTGAGTCCTGGTGTTATTGTTGGGTTTGGAGAGATTGAGGTTTTTGTTGGAGATTCTATGAATGATGTTGCTGCTGTTAGGTTTGTTGTTTCGGAGTTGAGTAGGTTGTTGGAGATTCATGGTGAGAAGGTTTGGTTGATGGGTGTGGCTGGAAATTCCGAGGCTTATTCGAAGTTTTTGAGTTTGTTTCCGGGTGTTGAGAATGATTGGGATTTGCATTTGCTTACTGTGACATCTGCTACTCCTTCAAGGGAAGGACTATACTCTAAATCTAG TTTGATGGGGTCCTTTGTTCCATTTGGTGGATTCTTTTCTACACCTTCTGAAAGCAAAAGTCCA GTAGATTCTGCTACTCTGGCATCTAGTCAGTCAACAAGCTTGCCTTGGCTTAAAAAGGTCGTTGATGTGGATTCACATGGTGGACTGGATATGGCAAAG ACTAATGAAGAAAATACAAATTTGAATAATAAGATATCGGAATTTCAAAAGAAATGGAATGATATTTGTCAACATCTTCATCAAACAAGGTCTCAAGTTCCATCCCTTGAGATTTTACGGTTTGGTTCAGGTTTTAAGGAAAGCAGCAGTAAAGATCCATCACATAATGAACTCCAATGTTCTACTCCATTTTCCTACACGCCTAAAGAGTTGCATGGCACGTTTCCATCAAAACAGTTATCACCTAGTCCGGTACATACCGATACAGTTGGTGTCAATGTTAGAACTGATCATGTGCCAAAAGTTACTGAGACTTGGCTAATTGATGTGGAGACTCGGGTTCCCCCTTCACGTATGGCTAATATGAGTGTGCTTGATAACAAATCATCTTCATCCCTTACTCCTGTGACCACAGATTTAGGACTGGGAACGTTATATACACCAATTGCCTGCAAGCCAGATATCCCAAAATTTCAAGATAAAATAAAGCATTTTGAGCACTTTTCACAGTCTGCTTCAGCTGATTGTGTTGCTATCGATAGAAATACATCACATCAGATTGCTAGATCTTCCTGTGCTGTCTCAAACTTGGCAACAAAATTTGATTCAGTAGATTTCAAGTCTCTTAATCAACTTTTCTCTGAAAAGGTTGGCTGGCAGGATCAGGCCATATGTGATATAAACCGAACTTTGTTCCTTCGTAAATCCAGCGAGGTAAAGAGTAGAGACTCGCATGGTAGAGCAGACATATGGTTTGCTTTCCTCGGACCAGATGTAATCGGGAAAAAGAAAATTGCTTCAGTACTTGCAGAGACTATATTTGGAAATGCAGAAAGCATAATCTCTGTGGATCTAGGCTTCCAGGACAGGGTTTACCCGTCGAACTCGATTTTTGAATGCCGAAAATCATTTTGTTATGATTTGTTTATGAGGAAGACAGTTGTGGACCATATTGCAGGGCAGTTGAGTAAAAATCCACATTCCGTCGTGTTTCTTGAAAATGTAGATAAAGCTGATTTTCTGGTGCAGAGTAGTTTATTGCAGGCAATAAGAAGAGGTAAATTTCCAGACTCACACGGAAGAGAAGTTAGCATCAATAACACAATCTTTATTTTAACCTCAACTGTCTCTAAAGGCAATGGCTCTTCTGCTTCGGAGTGCAGTAAAATGTTTTTTGAAGAAACAATCCTTGACGCCAAAAGATGTCAAATGCAATTGCTACTTGGAGATACATCAGAGGATGCCACAAGTAGCTTTAGTACAAATGTCAAGATTGTGCCGATAAAAGGGTTTTCAAAACCATTTCCGAATAAAAGAAAGCAGGCTGATACTAGTGACATGAAAGAGGGAGCAACAACCAAGATGCAAAAACAGGCACGCGAGACATCAATGTCCAATCTGGATTTAAATTTGCCTCTAGAAGAGGGCGAAGAGGGTATGGACAATAATGACCTTGAAAGAGAAATCGTAGTGGAAAACTCAGACTCGTGGTTTAGTGATTTCTGTGATCAGATggatgaaaaagtgattttcaAGCCATTCAATTTCAACGCGCTTGCtgaaaaattactaaaaaatattAGCATACAATTTCAAAACACATTTGGTTCAGAATTTCAATTGGAAATTGATTATGAGGTAATGACACAGATACTTGCAGCTGCTTGGTTATCAGACAAGAAAAATGCAGTAGATGATTGGATTGAAAGTGTTCTAGGCAAAGGCTTCATTGAAGCTCAGAAGAAATACTACCCTGCAAATAAATATGTTGTGAAACTAGTTAACTGTGAATCTATTTTTGTGGAAGAGCCTGATCTTGGAGTATGCCTTCCAGCTAGCATTAACATGAAGTAA